From the Carassius auratus strain Wakin unplaced genomic scaffold, ASM336829v1 scaf_tig00001658, whole genome shotgun sequence genome, one window contains:
- the LOC113069487 gene encoding RNA transcription, translation and transport factor protein-like yields MFRRKLTSLEYHNPTGFDCKDDTEFKNFIVWLEDQKIRNYKIEDRGNLRNITSSDWPKHFEKYLQDVNCPFSTQERQETVDWLLGLAVRFEYGDNVEKYRNCKPVTEASDVQKSADPLINLDSNNPDFKAGVLGLANLLKIQRHDDYLVMLKAIRILIQERLTPDAIAKASKAKEGLPVALDKHILGFDTGDATLNEAARVLRLLHIEELRELQTKINEAIVAVQAIIADPKTDHRLGKVGR; encoded by the exons ATGTTTCGTAGAAAGCTTACATCTTTAGAATATCACAACCCAACTGGATTTGACTGTAAAG ATGACACTGAATTCAAAaatttcatagtttggctggaaGATCAAAAAATCAGAAACTACAAAATTGAAGACCGTGGAAATCTCAGGAATATTACCAGCTCAGACTGGCCTAAACATTTTGAAAAG tACCTTCAAGATGTGAACTGTCCATTCAGCACTCAGGAGAGACAGGAGACTGTTGACTGGCTGCTAGGTCTTGCTGTTCGCTTTGAGTATGGAGACAAtg TGGAGAAATATCGCAACTGCAAACCTGTAACAGAGGCCAGTGATGTTCAAAAGTCTGCAGACCCGTTAATTAATCTGGACA GTAACAATCCTGATTTTAAGGCTGGCGTCTTGGGACTTGCTAATCTACTCAAAATCCAACGACATGACGACTATTTGGTAATGCTTAAA GCCATTAGAATCCTGATACAGGAACGCCTGACCCCTGATGCTATTGCAAAGGCCAGTAAAGCAAAAGAG GGTTTACCAGTCGCTCTTGACAAGCATATTTTAGGATTTGATACCGGAG ACGCTACTCTGAACGAAGCAGCCAGGGTTCTTCGCTTGCTTCACATAGAGGAGCTCAGAGAGTTACAAACCAAGATCAACGAGGCCATCGTAGCAGTTCAGGCCATCATCGCCGACCCCAAGACCGATCACCGCCTCGGAAAGGTGGGCAGATGA